In the genome of bacterium SCSIO 12827, the window GCCTTCATTGGTCGCGCGGAACAGGGTGCTGGTGATTTCCGACCGTTTGACGTCGTAGTGCTGCAACAGGAATTGTTCCGTCACATCCTGGGATATCCGCCCGGCGACCCAGTCGTCGGCCAGGCGGAAATAGAAATCCGATGCGGATGAGGGTTCCTTGAGATCCTTGATCTTGGCCGGAGGCGGGGTGTCCGCGACGGTGTAGCCGCGGTTCGGCCGGTGTTCGGCGATGCCGCTGTCGGCAAGGATCTTCAAGGCCTTCAGAACGGGCGTGCGCGAGACCCGCAAATCGCTGGCCAGCCATTGGGCGTTCAGCTTGTCCCCCGGCATGAATTCGCCGCCGCGAATTTTGCCCAGAATGTCACGGGCAAGCCGGCCGCTGAGTGTTCGTTCGGCCATGCTGTCGGTTCTCCCCCGGTTGTGCGAATGGCGGTTTCAAATACCCGAAATCATCCTGGGTGAACATAAGGGCCGGTCATCAGCACTTTACAAAATGTTTTTCTTGTGATGAATATGCAAAATAACCCTTGGCAGCGCAGGCTGCCAGTGAAAAAGACCAACAAGCCGGGCGACGCAAGACCCGGTTCGGAGGAGCAGACTTGTCCCATCCCAAAGGTGACGGACCGCGCGGTCCGGCGGAGAAAGAGGGCGCGCAGCGGTTCGCCTGCGATCCCCTGCATGCATTCGTAACGGATGTATTCGTTCATCACGGTCTGGACCGTGAGGATGCCGGTTATTGCGCCGACGTTCTGATCGCCGCCGACGCCCGCGGGGTTTGGTCCCACGGCGTCGCCCGCGTCGGCATGTATTGTGGTCGGCTTAAGGCCGGTGTCGCCAAGGCCCATCCGGACATCAAGATCGATCATGTCGCCGACGCCGCGGCCCTGGTCGATGGCGACGACGGCCTGGGACTTGTCGTCGCCCGCCGCGCCATGGAAGAGGCCATCGAAATTTCCGGCCGCACCGGCATCGCCATGGTCGGGGTCAAGAACAGCGGCCATTTCGGCATGGCCGCCCATTACACGCAGATGGGCACCGATGCCGGCCGGCTGACGTGGCTGTACACCAACGCGTCACCGGCTCTGCCGCCGTGGGGTGGGCGCAGCCAGTTGTTCGGCACCAACCCGTTTTCCTTCGGCGCGCCGACCAAGGCGGGCGAGGCGCCGTTCCTGATCGATATGGCGATGTCCGTGGTCGCGCGCGGCAAGCTGAAATTCGCGGCCCAGCGCGGCGATCCCATCCCCGAGGGCCTGGCGCTGGATAGAGACGGCCGCCCGACAACCGACGGCATGGCGGCGTTCAACGGCGTCGTGCTGCCGTTCGGCGGGGTCAAGGGGGCGGCGATGTCGTGGATGATGGACGTGGTCGGCGGCGTCTTCACCGGGGCCGGTCATGCGGGCTCCATCGCCAATCCGTTCAAGGAATTGGACCGGCCGCAGAACGTGGGTCATCTGATCGTCGTCGCCCGGGCGGACCTGTTCCAGCCGCTGGAGAATTTCTTCGAGGCCATGACGAAAACCACGAACACGGCCAAGAATTCGCCCCGCGCGGAAGGGGTCAACGAGATCTATGCCCCCGGCGAGATCGAGGCCAACAAGGTTGCGGAATCCGCCCGGCAGGGCGTGCCCCTGTCGCCGGACGTGATCGCCGATCTTCAGGACCTGGGCCGCGCGGCGGACGTCGCCTGGCCGTTCGATGATGCCGGACGGACGGTGGCCGCGGAATGACGCGGCCGACCCGAATGGAACAGGGCTAGGAGACCCCACGATGTTCGCAGCGCCACCAGAGCTCAAAACCGAGGTGTTTGCCCGCCTGCCCGAGAAGTATCGGGTCAAGGATCGGATTTCCGAATGGGCTTTCGGCAAGGAAAACCCCAACCTGCATTCGTTTTTCGAAGGGCCCAGCTTCGATCGTGACGGCAACTTGCTGGTCACCGATATCCCGTTCGGGCGGGTGTTCCGCATCACGCCGGACGGTGAATTCGACCTGGTCGCGGAATACGACGGCGAACCGAATGGCATGGCCATCGACGCCGAAGGACAATTGTTCCTGGCCGACCACAAGAACGGCATCGTCAAGGTCGACCCGCGTACGGGCGACGTCACCTACGTGCTCAAGCGTCTGCGCCGCGAGGGCTTCAAGGGGTTGAATGATCTGGTGTTCGACGCCAAGGGCAACCTGTACTTCAACGACCAGGGGCAGACCGGGATGCAGGATCCGACCGGCAAGGTCTATCGCCTGAACCGGGATGACACGGTCGACTGCCTGATCGATACGGTGCCCAGCCCCAACGGCATGACCTTCAGCCCCGACGGCAAGATCCTCTATGTCGCCGTCACCCGGGCCAATCAGGTCTGGCGCCTGCCGATCCACGGCGACGGCAGTTCGACCAAGGCCAGCATCTTCCTGCATATGCAAGGGGGGCACACGGGCCCCGACGGTATCGCCGCGGACGTCGACGGCAACGTTGTCGTCTGTCAGTGCGGCACGGATTCCGTCTGGTTGTTCAGCAAGTTCGGCGAACCCCTTTACCGGATC includes:
- a CDS encoding Ldh family oxidoreductase — encoded protein: MSHPKGDGPRGPAEKEGAQRFACDPLHAFVTDVFVHHGLDREDAGYCADVLIAADARGVWSHGVARVGMYCGRLKAGVAKAHPDIKIDHVADAAALVDGDDGLGLVVARRAMEEAIEISGRTGIAMVGVKNSGHFGMAAHYTQMGTDAGRLTWLYTNASPALPPWGGRSQLFGTNPFSFGAPTKAGEAPFLIDMAMSVVARGKLKFAAQRGDPIPEGLALDRDGRPTTDGMAAFNGVVLPFGGVKGAAMSWMMDVVGGVFTGAGHAGSIANPFKELDRPQNVGHLIVVARADLFQPLENFFEAMTKTTNTAKNSPRAEGVNEIYAPGEIEANKVAESARQGVPLSPDVIADLQDLGRAADVAWPFDDAGRTVAAE
- a CDS encoding SMP-30/gluconolactonase/LRE family protein, with the protein product MFAAPPELKTEVFARLPEKYRVKDRISEWAFGKENPNLHSFFEGPSFDRDGNLLVTDIPFGRVFRITPDGEFDLVAEYDGEPNGMAIDAEGQLFLADHKNGIVKVDPRTGDVTYVLKRLRREGFKGLNDLVFDAKGNLYFNDQGQTGMQDPTGKVYRLNRDDTVDCLIDTVPSPNGMTFSPDGKILYVAVTRANQVWRLPIHGDGSSTKASIFLHMQGGHTGPDGIAADVDGNVVVCQCGTDSVWLFSKFGEPLYRIRSCAGHDLTNAAYGGPDNKRLYITEASTGQILVADLDVPGLPTYAQQTAG